Proteins from a genomic interval of Ndongobacter massiliensis:
- a CDS encoding RNA methyltransferase: MRWKRYKKGSEVSYAVGAFPTRELLEKQPELIEEILLAPSFSERDAWEKELQAAQIPYRVTEKELRRLYPKGNVYVVGVFRLCERPVEDGNHIVLDAISDMGNAGTIMRTMLARGILDLVTIGTTCDLSHPRTVRASMGACFALRHSAYPTLAAYREAFPFDCANAVRRSFFFYLSEEAIALPDIQPPERWSLVFGNEGSGLPPSYAQAGSCVHIPQAPWVDSLNLPSAVAMGIYEFTRTRRVFG; encoded by the coding sequence ATGCGTTGGAAGCGGTATAAAAAAGGTTCTGAAGTTTCGTACGCGGTGGGCGCGTTTCCCACGCGGGAACTGTTGGAAAAGCAACCGGAGTTGATTGAAGAGATTTTGCTTGCACCCTCTTTTTCTGAGCGGGACGCGTGGGAAAAAGAATTGCAGGCGGCACAAATTCCGTATCGCGTGACGGAAAAGGAATTGCGGCGCCTGTACCCGAAGGGCAATGTATATGTCGTCGGCGTATTTCGCCTGTGCGAACGACCAGTGGAGGACGGCAATCACATTGTTCTGGATGCGATTTCCGATATGGGCAATGCCGGGACCATCATGCGTACGATGCTCGCCCGCGGCATTTTGGATCTCGTAACGATCGGTACGACCTGCGATCTGTCGCATCCGCGCACCGTGCGCGCTTCCATGGGGGCCTGTTTTGCATTGCGTCACAGCGCGTACCCGACGCTGGCGGCGTATCGCGAGGCTTTTCCGTTCGATTGCGCGAATGCCGTGCGCCGCAGTTTCTTCTTTTATCTGTCGGAAGAGGCGATCGCCTTGCCGGATATTCAACCGCCGGAGCGGTGGTCGCTGGTGTTCGGCAATGAGGGCAGCGGTTTGCCGCCGTCGTATGCGCAAGCGGGCAGTTGCGTTCATATTCCGCAGGCGCCCTGGGTGGATTCGCTCAACCTGCCCAGTGCCGTTGCCATGGGAATCTATGAGTTTACACGCACGCGGCGCGTATTTGGATAA
- a CDS encoding HAD family hydrolase, protein MSLHARGAYLDKEEIGVRKERTVIFDLDGTLIDSLDSIRRSLNRTLTEWNFAPLSRAQVQAFVGNSSRFLVQQALRAQKQPSRILSETEAEALLQAYNADYYADPLPGTRIYEGIPALLQELSDAGLFLAVLSNKPDAIAQRVVEGLFPGRFDAVVGFRESVARKPAPDSLDLLCKAQQRNKDKLLYVGDTEVDAELGARAAVRTVLVSYGFRTTEQLADCPCAALLDSVAALRSELAEWRGE, encoded by the coding sequence ATGAGTTTACACGCACGCGGCGCGTATTTGGATAAGGAGGAAATCGGAGTGCGAAAAGAACGAACCGTCATTTTCGATTTGGACGGAACTTTAATCGATTCGCTCGACTCGATTCGTCGGAGCTTGAATCGAACGCTGACAGAGTGGAATTTTGCGCCGCTTTCCCGCGCGCAGGTGCAGGCTTTTGTTGGCAACAGTTCCCGTTTTTTGGTGCAGCAGGCATTGCGCGCACAAAAACAACCGTCCCGCATTCTAAGTGAAACGGAAGCGGAAGCCTTGTTGCAGGCATATAACGCGGATTACTACGCAGATCCTTTACCGGGAACGCGCATTTACGAGGGCATACCCGCATTGTTGCAGGAGTTGTCCGATGCCGGTCTTTTTCTAGCGGTGCTTTCGAATAAACCCGACGCAATTGCGCAGCGCGTGGTCGAGGGGCTCTTTCCCGGTCGCTTTGATGCAGTCGTCGGATTTCGCGAGTCCGTGGCGCGCAAACCGGCGCCGGACAGTTTGGATTTGCTATGTAAAGCGCAACAGCGGAATAAGGACAAACTGCTCTACGTGGGAGACACCGAAGTGGATGCGGAGTTGGGCGCACGCGCCGCTGTGCGAACCGTTCTTGTCAGCTACGGATTTCGCACGACCGAACAGTTGGCGGATTGTCCGTGCGCGGCGCTGTTGGACAGTGTGGCGGCGCTACGTAGTGAACTTGCGGAATGGAGGGGCGAATGA
- a CDS encoding DUF1622 domain-containing protein — MNSDFFHNLVVASIEPMAAIIELFALLILFITVLHALYQLVVLDRLDFSKSLERVGMESGLSVALEFLMVAEILKTISAVSIMKIVEVALLCAVRVFLMLVIHYERSVKERRLEGKSEKADGKKNAPMERSEEER; from the coding sequence ATGAATTCGGATTTTTTTCATAATCTGGTTGTGGCATCCATTGAACCGATGGCGGCGATCATTGAATTATTTGCACTGCTGATTCTCTTCATTACGGTCCTGCACGCGCTGTACCAGTTAGTTGTATTGGACCGATTGGATTTTTCAAAATCTTTAGAGCGTGTGGGTATGGAGAGCGGCCTTTCCGTAGCCTTGGAGTTTTTGATGGTGGCGGAAATTCTCAAGACGATATCCGCAGTGAGTATTATGAAAATTGTAGAAGTTGCGCTTTTATGTGCGGTGCGCGTATTTTTGATGCTGGTGATCCACTATGAGCGCAGCGTGAAAGAACGGCGGCTGGAGGGAAAGTCCGAAAAAGCGGACGGGAAAAAGAATGCTCCGATGGAGCGAAGCGAGGAAGAAAGATGA
- the trxA gene encoding thioredoxin, which yields MTRRINHEEFERDVLGGSGVVLVDFFATWCGPCKMLAPMLEKLSEEMKQVSIVSVDVDEEQELAMKYSIFSVPTMLIFKDGEKVDQLVGLMPKSQIRDKLEYFAQ from the coding sequence ATGACAAGAAGAATCAATCACGAGGAATTTGAACGGGACGTGCTCGGCGGAAGCGGTGTTGTTTTGGTCGATTTTTTTGCGACGTGGTGCGGTCCATGCAAAATGCTTGCGCCGATGTTGGAAAAGTTGAGTGAGGAAATGAAGCAGGTGTCGATTGTCTCCGTGGATGTCGATGAGGAACAGGAACTGGCGATGAAGTACAGCATTTTTTCCGTTCCCACCATGCTGATTTTCAAAGATGGCGAAAAAGTGGATCAACTGGTTGGGTTGATGCCGAAATCCCAAATTCGCGATAAATTGGAGTACTTTGCCCAATGA
- a CDS encoding NAD(P)/FAD-dependent oxidoreductase: MSETIFTDTPPKVAVIGAGPAGLSAALTLLRRNFRVVVYGPSVSEKLRRAAHIENYLGFSPLSGEALSRHFHQQVEASGASFVPVHVQAVYDMGGYYGLLLPSQEITEVYGVVLATGVNLGKTVPGEAEFLGSGASNCATCDAPLYRNKKVVVVGANRASVEEANYISELAAQTTFINLLGERVSLRPGIEEISDPPVELCGEDRAETLVLRSGQRLTADGFFFIRDAQVPERLVPGLATQNGHILVDAQGRTNLPRVVAAGDCTGMPYQIQIACGEGQKAALTLAQDLQNG, translated from the coding sequence ATGAGCGAGACCATTTTTACGGACACACCGCCGAAGGTCGCGGTGATCGGCGCCGGTCCGGCGGGACTTAGTGCCGCATTGACCTTGCTGCGCCGCAACTTTCGGGTTGTGGTGTACGGACCGTCCGTGAGTGAGAAACTGCGTCGTGCTGCGCATATTGAAAATTATCTGGGGTTCTCCCCCTTGTCGGGCGAGGCGCTTTCCCGACATTTTCATCAACAGGTGGAAGCGTCGGGCGCCTCTTTTGTGCCTGTACATGTGCAGGCGGTCTACGATATGGGCGGCTATTACGGTCTGCTACTTCCTTCCCAGGAAATCACCGAGGTATATGGTGTTGTGCTGGCCACAGGGGTCAATCTCGGCAAGACGGTTCCGGGGGAAGCGGAATTTCTCGGGAGCGGGGCGAGCAACTGCGCCACCTGTGATGCGCCGCTATACCGGAATAAAAAAGTTGTTGTCGTCGGCGCTAACCGTGCGTCGGTGGAAGAAGCGAATTATATTTCCGAATTGGCGGCGCAAACGACTTTTATCAATTTGCTGGGGGAAAGGGTTTCTCTGCGTCCGGGGATTGAGGAAATTTCGGATCCGCCGGTGGAGCTGTGCGGAGAAGATCGCGCCGAAACGCTCGTACTGCGCAGTGGGCAGCGACTGACGGCGGACGGTTTCTTTTTTATTCGCGATGCACAGGTACCGGAGCGTTTGGTGCCCGGTCTTGCAACGCAGAATGGGCATATTCTTGTCGATGCGCAGGGGCGCACGAATCTTCCCCGCGTGGTGGCGGCGGGCGATTGTACGGGAATGCCCTATCAAATTCAGATTGCCTGCGGGGAAGGGCAAAAAGCGGCGCTGACCTTAGCACAGGATTTGCAGAACGGTTGA
- a CDS encoding DUF3793 family protein: protein MTLEHCLITHAAPTLAGLKVGNLLCVSKAVATKEALRQCCRSLWDKGISITPLRLRRGRILLYVFRPKQLQEILERKSVRDFLQAVGYEKLQVPGVLGQLRLHFRSADFPHEIGIFLGYPVEDVRGFIEHCGANCKYCGEWKVYGDVESAKRTFEKFRKCRGIYRRCYQSGFALPKLAVAM, encoded by the coding sequence GTGACGCTGGAACATTGTTTGATCACCCATGCGGCGCCAACGCTGGCGGGACTGAAAGTCGGGAATTTACTCTGCGTGTCGAAAGCGGTTGCGACGAAGGAAGCGCTTCGGCAATGTTGTCGATCGTTGTGGGACAAGGGCATTTCCATTACACCGCTTCGTTTGCGTCGAGGGCGTATTTTACTCTACGTTTTTCGTCCGAAACAGTTGCAGGAGATCCTCGAGCGCAAATCCGTCCGGGATTTTCTGCAAGCGGTTGGTTACGAAAAGCTGCAGGTGCCCGGTGTGCTGGGGCAGCTACGTCTTCATTTTCGCAGTGCCGATTTTCCGCACGAGATCGGAATTTTCCTAGGGTATCCGGTGGAAGATGTGCGGGGCTTTATCGAGCACTGCGGAGCAAACTGCAAGTATTGCGGCGAATGGAAGGTTTACGGCGATGTAGAATCGGCAAAGCGCACCTTTGAAAAATTTCGCAAATGCCGCGGGATCTATCGGCGTTGTTACCAGAGTGGATTCGCGCTTCCAAAGTTGGCGGTGGCAATGTAA
- a CDS encoding flavodoxin, whose protein sequence is MAKVAVVYWSGTGNTEAMAEEVAVGAKEKGAEVTLFQASEFSADKIEEFDAIAFGCPAMGDEELEDAEFEPMFSDCEPKLGSKPIALFGSYSWADGAWMENWKDRCAGSGLNVVDSVIAYDAPDDEAKEACRALGASLA, encoded by the coding sequence ATGGCAAAAGTAGCGGTGGTTTATTGGAGCGGTACAGGCAATACGGAAGCGATGGCGGAAGAAGTCGCTGTCGGCGCGAAGGAAAAAGGCGCGGAGGTTACGCTTTTCCAGGCTTCGGAATTCAGTGCAGACAAAATTGAAGAGTTTGACGCCATTGCCTTCGGATGTCCGGCGATGGGCGACGAGGAGTTGGAAGACGCCGAATTTGAACCGATGTTCTCGGATTGCGAACCGAAATTGGGTTCCAAGCCGATCGCGTTATTCGGTTCCTATTCTTGGGCGGATGGCGCTTGGATGGAAAATTGGAAGGATCGCTGTGCCGGTTCGGGATTGAACGTCGTTGACAGCGTGATTGCCTATGATGCGCCGGATGACGAGGCAAAAGAGGCTTGTCGCGCGTTGGGCGCCTCGTTGGCGTGA
- a CDS encoding G5 domain-containing protein, protein MKSQKTIRRVWRSVIFGCLLLCTGCGAKSKEKFALLDVSELPAASSEEGDLTTRLVTEEKKEPYETVEIVDATLEEGERVVEQAGKPGKSEVTYLITYRGTKEVQRIAQRERILTLAVSERVRVGTKKVRRAQGTEIEVAPAETTETLPHEATETNETSHTGTSQTSTSGHSSAHSESSGVVSSEKPPEVIVPGDSSESSSESSSSSEESESSASESDISYSEPTTSDETAPEEDPGE, encoded by the coding sequence ATGAAATCACAAAAAACAATCCGGCGGGTTTGGAGAAGTGTTATCTTTGGTTGTCTGCTGCTTTGCACCGGTTGCGGCGCGAAATCAAAAGAAAAATTTGCACTTTTAGATGTCTCGGAATTGCCCGCTGCCTCTTCGGAAGAGGGGGATCTGACCACCCGGCTAGTTACGGAAGAAAAAAAAGAACCCTACGAAACCGTAGAAATTGTCGATGCAACCTTGGAGGAAGGGGAGCGCGTTGTCGAGCAAGCGGGAAAACCCGGCAAAAGTGAAGTAACATACCTCATTACGTACCGCGGTACAAAAGAAGTGCAACGCATTGCACAGCGGGAGCGCATTCTGACCCTTGCGGTCAGTGAGCGGGTGCGCGTCGGGACAAAAAAAGTACGGCGCGCGCAGGGAACGGAAATTGAAGTCGCTCCGGCGGAAACAACGGAAACACTGCCGCACGAAGCGACGGAAACGAACGAGACGTCCCATACTGGTACCTCGCAGACATCGACTTCCGGACATAGTTCTGCTCATAGCGAATCATCGGGAGTCGTCTCTTCAGAAAAACCGCCGGAAGTCATTGTTCCCGGCGATTCGAGCGAGTCCTCATCGGAGAGCTCGAGTTCTTCTGAGGAATCCGAATCCTCCGCATCGGAAAGCGATATTTCCTACTCGGAACCGACGACCTCGGACGAGACCGCGCCGGAGGAAGATCCGGGCGAGTGA
- the nifJ gene encoding pyruvate:ferredoxin (flavodoxin) oxidoreductase: MSIKKALMDGNEAAAYISYAFTEVAGIYPITPSSPMAEHVDAWAAHGKKNVFGQRVKVVEMQSEGGAAGAVHGSLQAGALTTTYTASQGLLLMVPNMYKIAGEMLPGVFHVSARTLSAHALSIFGDHSDVMGVRSTGFALLASSSPQEVMDLGAVSHLAAIDCSMPFLHFFDGFRTSHEIQKIDLLQYEDLKPLINEKSLDAFRKKSLNPERPVTRGTTVNPDIFFQCREACNEVYEEIPAIVENYMEKINQLTGRDYGLFNYYGNHEAESVVIAMGSVAQTAREAIDYLLEKKEKVGLLEVHLYRPFSNKHFLRALPKSVKKIAVLDRTKEPGSTGEPLYQDVCTVMKTTNPEVAIYGGRYGLSSKDTTPGQIIAVFDNLKKDAPKNNFTIGIVDDVTHTSLELHETMNFKPEGQMEAVFWGMGSDGTVGANKNSIKIIGESTDLKCQAYFVYDSKKSGGLTQSHLRFGSSDIRSPYLVQEADFVACHNPSYLTKYDMLHNLKKGGVFLLNCPWETEEIAAHLPEAFKREILEKEIEFYVIDATKLAQKIGLGQRTNTILQSAFFRLCPVIPLEDAIRQMKKAIYDTYFIKKGEKVVNMNYQAVEEGYKNIQKVELDPAQIQADDLQLPDQGKPEFITEVVDVMNHQKGDSLPVSVMKKYGLEDGTWPAGTSQYEKRGAAVMVPTWISKNCIQCNQCSLHCPHAAIRPFLLNEEEAKGLSEGTETVAARVKSEESYQLRIQVSPYDCTGCGVCANICPAKTKALVMKDFEETIEEHKNWMYLTQNVSEKPEMGSDKNVKESQFLRPYFEFSGACAGCGETPYIKLVSQLFGDHMYVANASGCSSAYSASTPSTPYCKDTRGYGPSWAMSLFEDNAEYAFGMLMGQKAIRERIKATVEKLVEKGVAEKEGKAYLESFDDKKESRKTSDALLAALANVDAPEAEFILQNKEYVAKKSVWAIGGDGWAYDIGFGGLDQVLASGEDINILVLDTEVYSNTGGQTSKATGTGAVAKFSAGGKRTKKKDLGRMMSTYGYVYVAQVAIGANPQHTLTAIREAEAFPGPSLIICYAPCIEHGMKCGMGLQQQEQKRAVEIGYWPLYRYNPLRKEQGENPFILDSKEPKEGFRDFLTSQNRYASLALAFPEEAEKLYAKAEQEAMERYREYKILSEQEI, from the coding sequence ATGTCTATAAAAAAGGCACTTATGGACGGGAACGAAGCTGCGGCGTACATATCCTATGCATTTACGGAAGTGGCAGGAATTTATCCCATCACGCCATCCAGCCCGATGGCGGAGCATGTGGACGCTTGGGCAGCGCATGGGAAAAAGAACGTGTTTGGTCAGCGTGTGAAGGTTGTGGAAATGCAATCGGAAGGTGGCGCGGCAGGCGCCGTGCACGGTTCGCTACAAGCGGGAGCGTTGACAACGACATACACGGCGTCGCAAGGGCTGCTTCTCATGGTGCCGAATATGTACAAAATTGCAGGGGAAATGCTGCCGGGTGTCTTTCACGTTTCCGCGCGAACGCTTTCCGCGCATGCATTGAGTATTTTTGGTGACCATTCGGATGTTATGGGCGTTCGCTCCACAGGATTTGCTCTGTTGGCATCCAGTTCTCCGCAAGAAGTGATGGATCTGGGCGCCGTTTCGCATTTGGCTGCCATTGATTGCAGCATGCCGTTTTTACATTTTTTTGACGGTTTCCGCACTTCCCACGAAATTCAAAAGATCGATCTTCTGCAATATGAAGACTTGAAGCCACTGATCAATGAAAAAAGTTTAGATGCATTTCGGAAAAAGTCTTTGAATCCGGAACGCCCCGTGACGAGAGGAACCACCGTAAACCCGGATATATTCTTCCAATGCCGAGAAGCCTGCAATGAAGTTTATGAAGAAATCCCGGCCATTGTCGAAAACTATATGGAAAAAATCAATCAGTTGACCGGCCGTGATTACGGTCTGTTCAATTACTATGGAAACCATGAGGCAGAAAGCGTTGTTATTGCCATGGGTTCTGTTGCGCAGACGGCAAGAGAAGCGATTGACTATTTGTTGGAAAAGAAAGAAAAGGTTGGCTTGCTTGAAGTTCACCTCTATCGTCCGTTTTCGAACAAACACTTTTTGCGTGCACTGCCCAAATCCGTAAAGAAAATAGCGGTTTTGGATCGCACAAAAGAACCCGGCAGCACGGGTGAACCGCTCTATCAGGATGTTTGCACGGTGATGAAAACGACAAATCCGGAAGTTGCCATTTACGGTGGACGTTACGGATTAAGCTCGAAAGACACAACGCCCGGTCAAATCATTGCGGTTTTTGACAACTTAAAGAAGGACGCGCCCAAGAACAATTTCACCATTGGAATTGTAGACGATGTGACCCATACTTCGTTGGAGTTGCACGAGACGATGAACTTTAAGCCTGAGGGCCAAATGGAAGCTGTGTTTTGGGGCATGGGCTCGGATGGAACAGTCGGCGCCAATAAAAACAGCATCAAGATTATCGGGGAATCGACAGATTTGAAGTGCCAGGCTTATTTTGTCTATGACTCCAAGAAGTCGGGTGGATTGACGCAGTCTCACCTGCGCTTCGGGAGCAGCGATATTCGCTCACCGTATTTGGTTCAAGAGGCGGATTTTGTGGCATGCCACAATCCTTCGTACCTGACCAAGTACGATATGCTGCACAACCTTAAAAAAGGCGGCGTATTCCTGTTAAACTGCCCTTGGGAAACCGAAGAGATTGCCGCACACTTGCCGGAAGCATTTAAGCGGGAAATTCTGGAAAAAGAGATCGAGTTTTATGTCATTGATGCCACAAAACTGGCCCAAAAAATTGGTCTGGGACAGCGTACGAATACGATTTTGCAGTCGGCATTTTTCCGGCTTTGCCCGGTGATTCCTTTGGAAGACGCCATTCGCCAAATGAAAAAGGCAATTTATGACACATACTTCATTAAAAAGGGCGAAAAAGTGGTCAATATGAACTACCAGGCGGTCGAGGAAGGCTATAAAAACATTCAAAAAGTTGAGCTTGATCCGGCGCAGATTCAAGCAGACGATCTACAATTGCCGGACCAAGGAAAGCCGGAATTTATTACGGAAGTCGTAGATGTTATGAATCACCAGAAAGGCGATTCGCTTCCCGTCTCTGTCATGAAAAAGTACGGTTTGGAAGATGGAACCTGGCCCGCCGGAACTTCTCAATATGAAAAACGAGGTGCCGCAGTCATGGTGCCGACATGGATCAGCAAAAACTGCATTCAGTGCAACCAGTGTTCCTTACATTGTCCGCATGCGGCGATTCGTCCCTTCTTACTGAATGAAGAGGAAGCAAAGGGGCTTTCAGAAGGAACGGAGACCGTTGCAGCGCGCGTAAAATCCGAGGAAAGCTATCAGCTCCGGATTCAAGTATCGCCCTATGATTGCACAGGTTGTGGCGTGTGCGCCAATATATGCCCGGCGAAAACAAAAGCCTTGGTAATGAAGGATTTTGAGGAAACCATAGAGGAACATAAAAACTGGATGTATCTGACGCAGAACGTTTCTGAAAAACCGGAGATGGGTTCAGATAAAAATGTAAAAGAATCCCAGTTTTTAAGACCCTACTTTGAATTTTCGGGAGCTTGCGCGGGATGCGGCGAAACACCGTATATCAAACTGGTGTCTCAATTATTTGGCGATCACATGTATGTGGCCAATGCATCGGGCTGTTCATCGGCCTACAGTGCCTCGACACCTTCAACGCCGTACTGCAAAGATACCCGGGGATACGGTCCGTCTTGGGCGATGTCCCTTTTCGAAGACAATGCAGAGTATGCCTTCGGCATGTTAATGGGGCAAAAAGCGATTCGCGAACGGATTAAGGCTACGGTTGAAAAACTTGTAGAAAAGGGTGTGGCGGAAAAAGAAGGGAAAGCCTATCTGGAGTCTTTCGACGATAAAAAAGAATCCAGAAAAACGAGCGACGCATTGCTCGCCGCATTGGCAAATGTTGACGCACCGGAAGCGGAGTTCATCTTACAGAACAAGGAGTATGTGGCGAAAAAAAGCGTCTGGGCAATCGGAGGCGACGGTTGGGCCTATGACATCGGCTTTGGCGGTTTGGACCAAGTTTTAGCCTCCGGAGAGGATATCAACATTCTTGTATTAGACACGGAGGTTTATTCCAATACAGGAGGACAAACCTCGAAAGCGACGGGTACCGGTGCGGTGGCTAAGTTCTCGGCAGGCGGTAAAAGGACCAAGAAAAAGGATCTGGGCCGAATGATGTCAACATATGGGTATGTCTATGTTGCACAGGTGGCGATCGGCGCCAATCCGCAGCACACCTTGACCGCTATCCGTGAAGCGGAAGCATTTCCCGGACCGTCACTCATTATCTGCTATGCACCGTGCATTGAGCATGGCATGAAGTGCGGCATGGGACTGCAGCAGCAGGAGCAGAAGCGCGCGGTAGAAATTGGATATTGGCCGCTTTACCGGTACAATCCGTTAAGAAAAGAGCAAGGAGAGAATCCGTTTATTCTTGACTCGAAAGAACCGAAAGAAGGCTTTAGAGACTTCTTGACTTCTCAAAACCGGTATGCTTCTTTAGCACTGGCATTTCCGGAAGAGGCGGAAAAGCTCTATGCAAAGGCAGAACAAGAAGCTATGGAGCGGTACCGGGAATACAAAATATTGTCCGAGCAAGAGATTTGA
- a CDS encoding 4-hydroxyphenylacetate 3-hydroxylase family protein has product MMTAAEYIDSLRKMNTRVYMFGERVENWVDNLIIRPSINSVAMTYALAQDPKYADIMTTKSSLTGKTINRFTHLHQSPDDLVAKVKMQRLLGQKTASCFQRCVGMDGFNAVYSTTFDIDEKFGTDYHERFKKFMIMVQDQDLTVDGAMTDPKGDRSLAPHAQPDPDMYVHVVERRSDGIVVCGAKAHQTGALNSHWHLFMPTISMREADKDWALSFACPSDAEGLYMIYGRQSCDTRKLEEPHDIDAGNFKFGGQEALVVLDNVFIPNEYIFMDGEWEFSGSLVERFAGYHRQSYGGCKTGVGDVIIGAAALMAEYNGVESASHIKDKLIEMTHLNETMYGCGIACSCQGCATKAGNFEVDQMLANVCKQNVTRFPYEIARLAEDIAGGALVTLPSQKDFASDTVVQADGETLGEICKKYLCGVNGGASEERQKVLRFLENICLGTAAVGYRTESLHGAGSPQAQRIMIGRQADFASKKKMAKSITNVSDES; this is encoded by the coding sequence ATGATGACAGCAGCGGAATATATTGACAGTTTAAGAAAGATGAACACAAGAGTGTATATGTTTGGCGAGCGTGTTGAAAACTGGGTGGATAATCTGATTATTCGACCATCCATCAATTCCGTCGCCATGACCTATGCGCTGGCACAAGATCCGAAATATGCGGATATTATGACAACGAAATCAAGTTTGACGGGAAAGACGATCAATCGTTTTACGCATTTGCACCAATCCCCGGACGATTTGGTTGCAAAAGTAAAGATGCAGCGTTTGTTAGGACAAAAAACGGCAAGTTGTTTTCAGCGCTGTGTCGGAATGGATGGCTTTAATGCTGTTTATTCTACGACCTTCGACATCGATGAGAAGTTTGGAACGGACTATCATGAAAGATTTAAAAAATTCATGATAATGGTTCAGGATCAGGATTTGACCGTAGACGGAGCGATGACGGACCCGAAGGGGGACCGCTCATTAGCACCGCATGCGCAGCCGGACCCCGATATGTATGTGCACGTTGTCGAGCGCCGGTCGGACGGCATTGTCGTCTGCGGAGCCAAAGCGCATCAAACGGGAGCGCTGAACAGTCACTGGCATTTGTTCATGCCCACCATCTCGATGCGTGAAGCGGATAAAGATTGGGCACTCAGCTTCGCCTGCCCCAGTGACGCGGAAGGATTGTACATGATTTACGGGCGGCAATCCTGCGATACGCGCAAGTTGGAGGAGCCGCATGATATTGATGCTGGAAACTTCAAATTCGGTGGGCAGGAAGCGCTTGTTGTCTTGGACAATGTATTTATTCCGAACGAATATATCTTCATGGATGGAGAATGGGAATTCAGCGGTTCTCTAGTAGAGCGGTTTGCCGGCTATCATCGTCAAAGCTACGGCGGCTGTAAAACAGGCGTTGGCGATGTTATTATTGGTGCGGCGGCTTTGATGGCGGAATATAATGGTGTGGAATCGGCAAGTCATATTAAAGACAAGCTGATCGAGATGACACATTTGAACGAGACCATGTACGGATGCGGCATAGCCTGCTCTTGCCAAGGCTGTGCGACAAAGGCGGGAAACTTTGAGGTAGATCAAATGCTTGCCAATGTGTGCAAGCAGAATGTGACTCGCTTTCCGTATGAAATCGCTCGTTTAGCGGAAGATATTGCGGGTGGAGCTTTGGTGACCTTACCGTCACAGAAAGACTTTGCCAGCGATACGGTGGTACAGGCGGATGGAGAAACCTTAGGGGAAATCTGCAAGAAATATTTGTGCGGTGTAAATGGCGGAGCTTCCGAAGAGCGCCAGAAGGTTTTGCGCTTCCTGGAAAACATCTGTTTGGGAACCGCAGCTGTGGGTTACCGCACCGAATCATTACACGGAGCAGGCTCGCCCCAGGCACAGAGAATCATGATTGGACGCCAGGCAGACTTTGCATCGAAGAAGAAAATGGCAAAGAGCATTACGAATGTGAGCGACGAAAGCTGA
- a CDS encoding GntR family transcriptional regulator has protein sequence MSGENVYVEELKRRQRENPFVRLSDAIYDVLLDAILSSHFQQGEKLNISDIADAMQASRTPVISAVEKLTKDGLICKHREVGGYRSYEVFKIDKESLASLFVARKAIEVTAAGICASRRAVIDLKSMKSLALDFKVTWDTISKSGQHNQTNLEKSQLDYRFHELIILSTENEYLIEMFKSIEKKLKFFSLRTCDFVSDEKNKTNFSILSSQHESIFLAIETGIPSLAERAMGDHIDFCHSRCLSIRKI, from the coding sequence ATGAGTGGCGAAAATGTATATGTCGAAGAATTGAAGCGGCGGCAACGGGAAAATCCTTTTGTACGGTTATCGGACGCGATCTATGATGTGTTGTTGGATGCCATTCTATCCTCTCATTTTCAACAGGGTGAAAAACTGAATATCTCAGATATCGCCGATGCCATGCAGGCAAGCAGGACACCTGTAATCAGCGCGGTTGAAAAATTAACAAAAGACGGTTTAATTTGTAAACACCGAGAAGTGGGCGGCTATCGATCCTACGAGGTATTCAAAATTGACAAGGAATCCCTAGCCAGTTTGTTTGTGGCGCGAAAAGCCATTGAAGTGACGGCTGCAGGGATTTGCGCTTCCCGACGTGCCGTGATTGATCTGAAGAGTATGAAAAGCTTGGCACTGGATTTTAAAGTTACATGGGATACGATTAGCAAAAGTGGACAGCATAATCAGACGAATTTGGAAAAATCACAATTGGATTATCGCTTTCATGAACTCATCATTTTATCGACAGAAAATGAGTATTTGATTGAAATGTTCAAGTCCATTGAGAAAAAGTTGAAGTTTTTTTCCTTGCGAACCTGTGATTTTGTTTCGGATGAAAAGAACAAAACCAATTTCAGCATCTTGTCGAGTCAGCATGAAAGTATATTTCTTGCGATTGAAACGGGAATTCCAAGTCTGGCAGAAAGGGCAATGGGAGATCATATCGACTTTTGCCATAGCAGATGTTTGAGTATTCGAAAAATTTAA